The segment TACCCTCCCAATGCCTCCTCCATAAAGGCCACTAACGCGGCCAGTTTTTCCTCTCGATAATTCATATCAGAGGTAGCTTCGCACCAGGCCTCGATCAGGGCCAGGGTAAAGGTCATGGCCGTGGCCCAGGGCGGGCTGATCTTGGGCATCTTCGCTAGATAAGCCTGGTAGCGGCTGAAAATTTCCGGGGCGGCGGTATGGATCAGGCTCCAGGCCAGGTATTTGAGCCGCATATAATTATAGGGCCGGGGGGCCACTTGCCAGCCGACAATCCCGAAGCGTCCCTCCGGGCACTGGATAATATGTTCGGGAGTAAAGGCTGTATGAGCCAGGTTGGTGCCGCTCGGCGTCAGATGGATGGAGGTGGTCTGCTCCAGCTTATTTTGGAACGCGGCTAATAAAGTTGGCGGGCCGCCGGCTGCGATTAATTGCGCACTCCGAGTTTTAGCCAGGTCCAGACCCCAGTGGTAACTCTGGGCAATTTCCCCGCGGCGGGCCGGGTGGCAATTTAGACCCAGGTGCAGCCGCGCCGGGGTTTGGTGGCCGCTTTCCCCGACCAATTCCTCTTCGAACCGGCGGGTCTTCAGCGCCTGAAACATCGGGGCCAATCGCAGGCTCTGGAACAGCGCGGTTAACTGCCCGGCCAGCTCCATAATCGCTGCCTGCCGGTCGGGACCCTCAAAATCATTCTGGGCCAGTAGCGGTCCGCTGATATAGGGGTAAAGCAAAAATCGGCCCGGCTGCCAGGAAATGAGCCGGGGATACTCAAAGGCCGCGTAGAGATGCGCCAGCTTTTCCAAAAACTGCCCGGCCGCGGCCACCTGAGGGCCGGTTTTAAGGACCACGGCCTGGCCGTTTAGATCATCACACCGCCAGGTCTGGACCCCCAAGGCCTCTACCGGGTTCAGGTGCAGATCACGGCATATTTTTTGAAGGGCAGTATTCTCCCCGGCCTTGTGATTTAGACTTGCCATGGCGGGAGTCTATTCCTCTCCCTGCTGATTGTCAAGATAGTCAAGGGCGGTAAAAAATTATGGTTTCTCCACCTCGGTGCCGGGGGCATAAAAGAGGCGAATTTCGGCGGGCCCCAGGGTAACCGGCCGCGTCGACGCTAATGGCAAGGGCGTGGCTTCGGGAGTGAGGTCTCGCACATGCTCCGCCGGAACCCCCATCACCGCAGGCCAATCCGGCACCACAAACCGCCGGGCGCGCCGCTTGGTATTGATAACCGCCAGCACCTGGCCGGTATAGGTGTCCGATGACTTCAACAACATCACTACCGGCTCATTGGGCTGGGTCAGCCGCGTGATTGGCCCTTCTTCCTGTAGTATCGGGCAGTTCCGCTTCATCCGATTAGTGGCGCTGATGAAGCTGGTCAGATCACAGCGAGGCTTCTCCCAATCGTCAGGCCGGGTGTTCACCACATTAAGTCGTTTTCTAAAGCCATATTCAAATCCCATGGGCATCATCAGCCCCGCGGAAAAAAAGGCGGCGAACAGATAGCGTTGCCGGAGGATCTCCACCGCGCCCCGGGTTTCGGCCGCCAGCCGGGGGGTATCATGGGTTTCCGGAAAACTGATGGAGGCCGCGATGTGCCGGTTGCTCTCATACTGCTCCAGGCACCAGTCGGCCCGGAAGTCCCACCATTTGGAGCTGTTAAAGAGATAATCAAAACCAGCCTCGGCCAATTGGGCCATCTCCTCCAGGCGACAGCCCAGGGTTTCCGCCAGGAAACAGACGTCCGGATGGATGGCCCTTGCCCTGGCAATCAGTCGGGCCCAGAAAGGCCCCGGAATTTTATAAGCCGCATCACAACGAAAGCCCCGGAACCCCAGTTGAATATACTTCCTTAAGACCGTCTCCCAGAAGGCCAGCA is part of the Deltaproteobacteria bacterium genome and harbors:
- a CDS encoding alpha-amylase, with product MCDGPIIYNLFPLLAGTISRWPDHLDRISAMGFNWIFVNPFHYPGFSGSLYAVKDYFAFHPLLVEEGQDPEVSLQNFLDQARQRGLEVMMDLVINHTAVDSPLVEQHPEWYAKNLDGSIKNPSCIDPADETKVTVWGDLAEIEYWPPPDPEGLLAFWETVLRKYIQLGFRGFRCDAAYKIPGPFWARLIARARAIHPDVCFLAETLGCRLEEMAQLAEAGFDYLFNSSKWWDFRADWCLEQYESNRHIAASISFPETHDTPRLAAETRGAVEILRQRYLFAAFFSAGLMMPMGFEYGFRKRLNVVNTRPDDWEKPRCDLTSFISATNRMKRNCPILQEEGPITRLTQPNEPVVMLLKSSDTYTGQVLAVINTKRRARRFVVPDWPAVMGVPAEHVRDLTPEATPLPLASTRPVTLGPAEIRLFYAPGTEVEKP